A single genomic interval of Streptomyces sp. 1222.5 harbors:
- a CDS encoding metallophosphoesterase, whose protein sequence is MARVPVAALDRMLNRTPNRTRRRGGKQPALELAARPRPWLSALGLTTVVLIGAWLGLLIVGNVRAPVGPMNTTMALRPSLTGGTKINISPLGALTLDSHVAPVRLDVNVDQLDPLRSQALVDHPERLSGLQDEVTDDVEHGTLDLAVRSCVAVVTGATALGLAVYRRPRRALAAGGLALALLAASGASAYATWNPKSVLEPKFSGLLSSAPSVVGNARSIVTEFDVYQKELARLVTNVTKLYDVTSTLPAYQPDPSTIRVLHVSDIHLNPASWKIIASLVKQYRVNVIVDSGDTMDHGAAAENGFLDPIGDLGAPYVWVRGNHDSRTTQRYLERIKNVHVLDDGRAETVGGLRFAGMGDPQFTPDRSAVPGGDRSEELAGDRLASALRDQRASGTPADVAIAHEPAAARETDGEVPLVLCGHLHHQGTEMLKYGTRLRMEGSTGGSGLRAVERQYPAPIEASILYFDRDSKRLQAWDAIKLGGLGLTTAEVSRHLADENGIGASPDPTPSGTLSGTPSGPASRRAP, encoded by the coding sequence ATGGCCCGCGTCCCCGTCGCAGCCCTGGACCGCATGCTGAACCGCACCCCGAACCGCACCCGCCGCCGCGGCGGGAAACAGCCCGCCCTCGAACTCGCCGCCCGCCCACGCCCCTGGCTCAGCGCCCTCGGCCTGACGACGGTGGTGCTGATCGGCGCCTGGCTGGGCCTGCTGATCGTCGGCAACGTCCGGGCCCCGGTCGGCCCGATGAACACGACGATGGCGCTGCGTCCCTCCCTCACCGGCGGCACGAAGATCAACATCTCCCCGCTGGGCGCGCTGACACTCGACAGCCACGTGGCCCCCGTCCGCCTGGACGTGAACGTCGACCAGCTGGACCCGCTGCGCTCGCAGGCCCTGGTGGACCACCCCGAGCGGCTCTCCGGCCTTCAGGACGAGGTCACCGACGACGTCGAGCACGGCACGCTCGACCTGGCCGTGCGCTCGTGCGTCGCTGTCGTCACCGGCGCGACCGCCCTCGGCCTCGCCGTCTACCGCCGTCCGCGCCGTGCCCTCGCGGCGGGCGGGCTGGCCCTGGCGCTGCTGGCCGCCTCGGGCGCGTCGGCGTACGCCACCTGGAACCCGAAGTCGGTCCTGGAGCCGAAGTTCTCCGGCCTGCTGAGCTCGGCCCCGTCCGTGGTCGGCAACGCACGCAGCATCGTCACGGAATTCGACGTCTACCAGAAGGAGTTGGCCCGCCTGGTGACGAACGTGACCAAGCTCTACGACGTCACGTCCACGCTCCCGGCCTATCAGCCCGACCCCTCCACGATCCGGGTCCTGCACGTGTCGGACATCCATCTGAACCCGGCGAGCTGGAAGATCATCGCCTCGCTGGTGAAGCAGTACAGGGTGAATGTGATCGTCGACTCCGGCGACACCATGGACCACGGCGCGGCGGCGGAGAACGGCTTCCTCGACCCGATCGGCGACCTGGGGGCGCCGTACGTCTGGGTGCGGGGCAACCACGACTCGCGCACCACGCAGCGCTATCTGGAGCGCATCAAGAACGTGCACGTCCTGGACGACGGCCGGGCGGAGACCGTCGGCGGGCTGCGCTTCGCGGGCATGGGCGATCCGCAGTTCACCCCCGACCGCTCGGCGGTGCCCGGCGGGGACAGGTCGGAGGAGCTGGCGGGCGACCGGCTGGCCAGCGCCCTGCGGGACCAGCGCGCGTCCGGCACCCCGGCGGACGTGGCGATCGCCCACGAGCCGGCCGCGGCCCGCGAGACCGACGGCGAGGTGCCGCTGGTGCTCTGCGGCCACCTGCACCACCAGGGCACCGAGATGCTGAAGTACGGCACCCGGCTGCGCATGGAGGGCTCGACCGGCGGCAGCGGACTGCGCGCGGTCGAGCGGCAGTACCCCGCACCCATCGAGGCCTCGATCCTCTACTTCGACCGCGACAGCAAGCGCCTGCAGGCCTGGGACGCCATCAAGCTGGGCGGCCTGGGACTCACGACGGCCGAGGTCAGCCGCCACCTCGCGGACGAGAACGGGATCGGGGCGTCCCCGGACCCCACACCGTCCGGCACCCTGTCCGGCACGCCCTCCGGTCCGGCGTCCCGTCGGGCCCCGTAA
- a CDS encoding metallopeptidase family protein, with the protein MLEMTREEFEELVAEALDRIPPELTRLMDNVAVFVEDEPPAEDPELLGLYEGTPLTDRGEWYAGVLPDRITVYRGPTLRMCESREDVVAETEVTVVHEIAHHFGIDDARLHALGYG; encoded by the coding sequence GTGCTGGAGATGACGCGCGAGGAGTTCGAGGAACTGGTCGCCGAGGCGCTGGACCGGATCCCGCCGGAGCTGACGCGGCTCATGGACAACGTGGCGGTGTTCGTCGAGGACGAACCGCCCGCCGAGGACCCCGAGCTGCTCGGGCTGTACGAGGGGACTCCGCTGACCGACCGGGGCGAGTGGTACGCGGGCGTGCTGCCCGACCGGATCACCGTCTACCGGGGGCCGACGCTCAGGATGTGCGAGTCCCGCGAGGACGTCGTCGCGGAGACCGAGGTGACCGTGGTGCACGAGATCGCCCATCACTTCGGCATCGACGACGCGCGGCTGCACGCCCTGGGCTACGGGTGA
- a CDS encoding DEAD/DEAH box helicase, with translation MSVSSTDQFVVSENENELVDVTSEVTEAPEATDTTPQTTFADLGLPEGVVRKLAQNGVTTPFPIQAATIPDALTGKDILGRGRTGSGKTLSFGLPTLALLAGGRTEKKRPRAVILTPTRELAMQVADALQPYGDVLGLKMKVVCGGTSMGNQIYALERGVDILVATPGRLRDIINRGACSLEDVQITVLDEADQMSDLGFLPEVTELLDQVPAGGQRMLFSATMENEIQTLVDRYLNNPVSHEVDAAQGAVTTMSHHILIVKPKDKAPVTAAIASRKGRTIIFVRTQLGADRVAEQLRESGVKADALHGGMTQGARTRTLADFKDGYVNVLVATDVAARGIHVDGIDLVLNVDPAGDHKDYLHRAGRTARAGRTGTVVSLSLPHQRRQIFRLMEDAGVDAGRHIIQGGAAFEPEVADITGARSMTEVQAESAGNAAHQAERDVAQLTKQLERAQRRATELREEADRLVARVARERGEDPEAAVAEAQAAAAEAVVEAAAAVEQAAECEQRPAASAPYERKERRGFERRDDRGDRGGRGFERRDDRGDRGGRGFERRDDRGDRGGRSFERRDDRRPFDRDRDRGFERRDDRGDRGGRSFERRDDRGDRGDRGDRGGRGFERREERRPFEGDRGGRSFERRDDRGGFRRDERGGHRGSDRPFNRDRRDDRPGFRSGGHDRPFGRRDDHRGTGSFGRREDKPRWKRNG, from the coding sequence ATGTCCGTGTCCAGTACTGATCAGTTCGTCGTGTCCGAGAACGAGAACGAGCTCGTTGACGTGACGTCCGAGGTCACCGAGGCCCCCGAGGCCACTGACACCACCCCCCAGACCACCTTCGCCGACCTCGGCCTCCCCGAGGGCGTGGTGCGCAAGCTCGCGCAGAACGGCGTAACGACCCCCTTCCCGATCCAGGCCGCGACCATCCCGGACGCCCTGACCGGCAAGGACATCCTCGGCCGGGGCCGCACCGGCTCCGGCAAGACCCTCTCCTTCGGTCTGCCGACCCTGGCCCTGCTGGCCGGCGGCCGTACCGAGAAGAAGCGGCCCCGCGCCGTCATCCTCACCCCCACCCGTGAGCTGGCCATGCAGGTCGCCGACGCTCTCCAGCCCTACGGCGACGTCCTCGGCCTGAAGATGAAGGTCGTCTGCGGCGGTACGTCCATGGGCAACCAGATCTACGCCCTGGAGCGCGGCGTCGACATCCTCGTCGCCACCCCGGGCCGCCTGCGCGACATCATCAACCGCGGCGCCTGCTCCCTGGAGGACGTCCAGATCACCGTCCTCGACGAGGCCGACCAGATGTCCGACCTGGGCTTCCTGCCCGAGGTCACCGAGCTGCTCGACCAGGTCCCGGCCGGCGGCCAGCGAATGCTGTTCTCCGCGACCATGGAGAACGAGATCCAGACCCTCGTCGACCGCTACCTGAACAACCCCGTCTCCCACGAGGTGGACGCGGCCCAGGGCGCGGTGACGACCATGTCGCACCACATCCTCATCGTGAAGCCCAAGGACAAGGCGCCGGTCACGGCCGCGATCGCCTCCCGCAAGGGCCGCACGATCATCTTCGTCCGCACCCAGCTGGGCGCCGACCGCGTCGCCGAGCAGCTGCGCGAGTCCGGCGTAAAGGCCGACGCGCTGCACGGCGGCATGACCCAGGGCGCCCGTACCCGCACCCTGGCGGACTTCAAGGACGGTTACGTCAACGTCCTGGTCGCCACCGACGTCGCCGCCCGCGGTATCCACGTCGACGGCATCGACCTGGTCCTGAACGTGGACCCGGCCGGTGACCACAAGGACTACCTGCACCGTGCGGGCCGTACCGCGCGCGCCGGCCGCACCGGCACCGTGGTCTCCCTCTCGCTGCCGCACCAGCGGCGCCAGATCTTCCGCCTCATGGAGGACGCCGGCGTCGACGCGGGCCGCCACATCATCCAGGGCGGTGCCGCCTTCGAGCCGGAGGTCGCCGACATCACCGGCGCCCGCTCCATGACCGAGGTCCAGGCCGAGTCCGCCGGCAACGCCGCCCATCAGGCCGAGCGGGACGTCGCCCAGCTCACCAAGCAGCTGGAGCGCGCCCAGCGCCGTGCGACCGAACTGCGCGAGGAGGCCGACCGTCTGGTCGCCCGCGTGGCCCGCGAGCGCGGCGAGGACCCCGAGGCCGCGGTGGCCGAGGCCCAGGCGGCCGCGGCGGAGGCCGTGGTCGAGGCGGCCGCGGCCGTCGAGCAGGCGGCCGAGTGCGAGCAGCGTCCGGCGGCTTCGGCGCCGTACGAGCGCAAGGAGCGGCGTGGCTTCGAGCGCCGTGACGACCGTGGCGACCGTGGTGGCCGTGGCTTCGAGCGTCGTGACGACCGCGGTGACCGTGGTGGCCGTGGCTTCGAGCGTCGTGACGACCGCGGTGACCGTGGTGGCCGTTCCTTCGAGCGGCGTGACGACCGTCGTCCGTTCGACCGGGACCGCGACCGTGGCTTCGAGCGCCGTGACGACCGCGGTGACCGTGGTGGCCGTTCCTTCGAGCGCCGTGACGACCGCGGTGACCGCGGTGACCGCGGTGACCGTGGCGGCCGTGGCTTCGAGCGCCGCGAGGAGCGCCGTCCGTTCGAAGGCGACCGTGGCGGCCGTTCCTTCGAGCGCCGTGACGACCGCGGCGGCTTCCGCCGGGACGAGCGCGGTGGGCACCGGGGCAGCGACCGTCCGTTCAACCGCGACCGCCGCGACGACCGCCCGGGCTTCCGCTCCGGTGGTCACGACCGCCCCTTCGGCCGTCGTGACGACCACCGCGGCACCGGCTCCTTCGGCCGCCGCGAGGACAAGCCGCGCTGGAAGCGCAACGGCTGA